ACTTCGAGATTATAGTCACTTTCACAGCAGAgctgtttggtccgctttaaatGGACCAGAGGTTGTTTCCTCAGATATTCCGCTTcatttgggcaggtgtgaaaacgacttaAGTGAGCTCCATTTTGCAATCAGCTGCACGACTACCTGTAAAGATGAAATAGGTGTAGCATTTATTTGTTCAACTGCAGTGCTGAGGGTCACAAAGGCCAACATCAACACTAATGTTTTTGGTAAAAACCACAGGATATATCTATATTTGCAGAGTTGGCTTGATCATGATAGGAAAATCTAATTGTTTCATAGAAGTTTCCTGCGTTGAACTGGCTCTCGCATCAGCCAGgctgtagctttttttttggaaaatggGTAACAGAGGATCTGACTGAACATCATGAACAACAAAACACTTTGTGTACAAAGAGTAGAAGTTAtctattttacaatatataaaGACAATCAGACTTAATATTCAGTTTATTACAAACGCCACAACATTTACTATTGCtgacaataaactttatatttccATTTATGGCATGTCCAAATAGGTCAATACTTGGGGGCTCTTTTCCAATGAGTTGATCAATACTTGACAATGGAGCGAATGCAGAACAGGAGACCACGAATAcgggaaaaaaaatcataaaaacaaaactacaacCACATTGAGTTCTGCTTTCATCTCTGATATCTTAGCAGACACGGACGGTACCTGAAGATATGAGCGCATTAATGTGAGGCCTCGAGGCACAGAACCCACAAATACTCCCTTATTCAGAACTATGACGAGTGACAATAAGGGTCAGCACACACGAACggatgaaacaaataaaacaaaacagttatttAGGAGCCCAACATCCACCCGTTTTtagacctttttaaaatgaaatgacatatTTGGATTTGTTCAGACATTTGGAAACAAACATCGAAGCAATGTCTCTAAAGTACGTTGGCTTCGGAGGAGTCAGGCTCAAGAATCTTAAATGTTAGAATGAGCTTAACAGATTTTCGATACCAGGGATAGCAGAAAGCGTAGATTACTGGGTTTAGGCAAGAGTTGAAATAGAAGAGCCAGTTCTGTAAAGGCACGGATGATACAGTAAATAAGCTGTTTTCATCAacaagagaggaaatgaaatatgGACAGAGGCATGTCAgaaacacgacaacaacaacaccaagaGTCCTGGCGGCTTTCAGCTCGGATTTTTTAGCCGACACGGCACCTGAAAGTGTGATAGACGTAATTTGAGACCTCATAGCACGAGCCTGAGTCACAGCAACCACAAATACCCTCATATAGAGAACTATAATGGCAGTGACAGGAGCAAAGAAGGTCAAAATAATGTCAGCAATTCCTGCAACATAGTTAATGACAATCACACACTCGCCCATGCAGAAAGCGTATCTGTCTGGCTGTTTCAGGTTATCGTACATCAAGAGACTGTTGTACAGAATAGAACAGCCCCAAGCAAGGAAAATACAGACTGTAACTCGTCTCACAGTGATTTTAGCGGAGTAACGCAGAGGGTCACAAATAGCCACGTAGCGGTCAATTGATATGAGAACCATGGTTCCTACTGAGGCAGAGGTAGTGGTGAAGTCTAAAACACTAAATGCAACACACATGAGGTCACCGAGAAACCAGCAGTCATTTGTTATAACGATCTGAAACGACATCAGGATACCCACGAAGAAATCTGAACAGGCCAGGGAGAGCAGGAGAATGTTGGTGGGGGTATGAAGTTTCCtggattgagagagagagagaagcatcatatattttttgttatcAATTACAATGTAAATCCAGCATTCAGCAgacaattaaatataaatgaagcACAAATCACTCATTTATCGgctttttaatttgattacTTGAAGTGGGAGATGGCGACTATGACCAGCAGGTTGAGAGTTGTAGCGACCACAGAGGTGAAGGACATCAGAACGTAAAACAGCAGAGCATCAGAGGGCGGGTGCGCTGGCTTTTTACAGGAGATATTGAAGAGTTCGGGAAAACAGAGTTCAACTTCTTCCAATGTCTCCATCATTGGTGgaagaaagaatgaaaggaGAGGCTGCTGATCCCCCGTTCTCTCTGAAACCAAACCTCTGTACTGCTGATGTAACTTTTCTGCACTTCATCCTCATCCATCAATTTTCTCTCGGGACAGAGAATTgcagtacaccctggacaattTGTGCCTCATCACtatcaaaatgtaattttcctttttttttttttttaactgatcaTAGTGAAGTCCCTCCTCAATCAAAATACCCAAACCAAAGTAATTTCTGTTAAACTGTCTTAATTACCGATTAATgatttatttacccccccccggCAGAGAAAACACAATTACAGTTTGGCATGTCGGATCACTCCGCACAGACGCATTCATAATGAGACATTGCGGAGTTATGAGCATCTTGGCTTGCTGTGTTTGGGCCTAGGCATCAGCCACCATGGGGGTGTCATGGGTTTAGAACCCTCAGCGATAAACAATACGGAACAATTAATCAGGAAGGGATGACACAGGAATTTCATCAGGAAAGAGAAAGCACGTCAGGTATTATCAACCTTAGCAATAACATGCCGTTACTCAAAGATGCATCGTCTTTTTGGTGTTTAAAGACTGAGTGTGTGACTGTTAAGGGTTAAATGAGTAAAACTGAGATTATGCTCAGGATTaatggagagagacagagaaaaccAAAAGGCCATGAGGAGAGCTACCATTtaatagatgggggggggagacctATGGCAAATCATTTCACAATTCAATCGGAAGCAGAAATAGCAATCGTAGATTTTTAACCACTGAAAGTTCTGAAATCTAAACATGTCAAAAACATTCATGTCACTATACCTACACAATCTCTACAGTACTTTGGCGTCACAGGTGTCGGACTGAAATATCTTAAAAGTTATAATGATCTTAACAGAGTTTCGATACCAGGGATAACAAAGTGCATAGATAACTGGATTTAAACAAGAATTAAAACCAATCAGCCAGTTCTGTAAGGGCACAGATGTAACATTAAACGAACTGTCTTCCCCAacaagagaggaaatgaaatatgGACAGAGGCATGTCAGAAACACGACAATAACAACACCGAGAGTCCTGGCGGCTTTCAGCTCGGATTTCTTAGCCGACACAGCGCCTGAAAGTGTGATAGACGTAATCTGAGACCTCATGGCACGAGCCTGAGTCACAGCAACCATAAATACTCTCATGTACAGAACTATGATGGCGGTGACAGGAGCTATAAAGGTAAAAATAGTGTCTGCAACTCCTGCTAATGAGTTAATAACAATCACACACTCTCCAATGCAGGAAATATACCTGTCCAATTGTTTCAGGTTTTCAGTCATCAAGAGGCCGTTATATAGAATAGAACAGACCCAACAAAGCCAAATACAGGTTGTAACTCTTGATACAGTGATTTTGGTGGAGTAACGTAGAGGGTCACAAATAGCCACGTAGCGGTCAACAGATATAAGAACCATGGTTCCTACTGAGGCAGAGGTACAGGTGAAGTCTACAATATTAAATAGACCACACATAAGATTGCCAAGAGCCCAGCAGCCATCTGATATCAGGATATGGAAGCACAACAGGACACCGACAAAGAAATCTGAACAAGCcagggagagcaggaggaggttgGTGGGAGTGTGGAGCTGCCTGCAGCGAAAGAGAAACCTGCATTATTGCTTACAGTATCGCATTTAGAGACACAATTTATAACTAATATGAAGGCTTCCGAAAGAATGCAGAACCATCAATGCATAATCAGACCGGACCATCCATTTTTATGCTCGTCAGCTTCATAAACCGATTACTTGAAATGGGCGATGGAGACGATGACCAGCAGGTTGAGAGTCACAGTGAGCAGAGAAGTAAAAGGCATCACAATGTAAATCAGCACAGCCTCAGAGTGGGAGTGCTTTTGCTTCCTACAGGATGCGTTAAAGATTTCAGGAAAGCAGAGGTCAGTTTCTTCCAGTGTCTCCATCAGAGAAAAGAGATGAGGAAATGAGACGGAGACCAAACTCGTCTTTAAGGCTGTGCGACCTCTTCTATGCTGCGTCCTGGCCATTTATTGCCTTTAAATGCTTATCCTTCAGTGGGTTAATGGGGTGGATCCAATCCAAGGCGACAGTGGGCTGGACAGGCATGGTGAAACAGATCACATTTCACCCACACAATGGCTACTTCCTTGTAGCAGAGTGACGTCTCAACTCCTTAACAGAAATCAGACTGAAATGTTCAGCCCTACCTTGACAAAAATTAATGCCCAGGGAACAAAAATCTTCAGCCACAGTTCTTGCCAAAGGTCGTAAATAAAGGACGACTATGGGGTTGTAGGTGGGctgaccaccccccccccccccccccccatgattgcATTTTCTGGACTCAGTGGATCCACGCATGAGGTTGAGAGCATAGACAGCAGACCAATGATGCAGATACAGAATTACCTCAGGGTGGCAACCGAGGAGTGGTGTAGTATTTTGACCTTTTGTAAAGCATGGAAACCAACACAACAGGTCACTCAAATTATCCTGATGAAACTTATACGAACACGTCAACCTACAAAGAATAGACTGACTCGAACCACATCCTGCATTCTCCTCGTTGGTGGCGAtcgtggcgcagtggttgagggGCTATGGTGGCGCATAggttgtcctatgatcgagaggttggcggttcgattcccggctcgggcaagacacttcacccacatcgcCTGGGTGCATGCGCGCGCGGCAACCAGACTGATGTAAAcgaaattgccctccgagggacaaaatcaataaaaagtatttagtattggGACCCTACAACAATGGCTCACAACACTACTGACGGCTCCGACAGTCTCCCAGCAGGGGCAGAGCAGGAGGCTCGGAGACTCAGACTGCTGCGCCGAGCACCGTTTCCCCCCCACAAAGATGTCCACAAATGAACATGGCATCAGGACTCCCTAGATCCAAGGTCAGTGCCTGACTTCTGTGCTTGAAGCTCTGTGATGCCATTGTTGATATGGCTCGGTGTGATCACAAGGCCGCTTTGCGGCTTTGACAGTGGCAGAATGAAAAACATCGAGTTTTGTGCAGCCATGGAAAACCATCCTTCATCTCTGTCCACACAGTTTACAATTGGAATAATGAGTTGCTGCTGACCTTAAATTTTGTTGGAGTTATAAATTAGCTACTGGTTATAGCCGATTTTTGGATTCCTTCACATATAAAAAAACTGTCCCTCCTTGTGACTggcagcagcaaagacaaattAACTCATGTCAGTATCACAAGCCACAACATAAGTTGACACCGACTTATGGTCTGGTGAGTTCACTAGCCAATTGAGCCTTGTGACAAAGTGTTCTGCAAACCATTTATTCATTATCCTGACCTCTATCTGAAATCCGGGTTGTGGATGACGCTGGAACCTATCCACGCAGTCACGgggcaccctggacaagccgccagttcatcacagggtcacacagacaatcacacacacacgcacactaagATACAAATTCATGAAACCAATTCATCTATTTTGCATGTTTcaggtggtgggaggaagccagaagatccagagagaacccacgcagacacagcgAGAACAATTTGGATTTTAACCcttgacctccttgctgtgagggaacagTGCAGTTGGTTGCActgttccctcacagcaaggaggtcatcacgactctctccggatcaatcccccccccccccctttttgtccacctacgttgtacatatgtgtctttttaatttatcgtttgttttgcatctgtggagtaatttatttttatttcgtttgtattgttaaatgttgatgatttatgtactaaggactttcaacggaaacaagaccgcaagggcttttttgaaatgctcgtcttagacaggatgtttgactgcaATATATGCTAATGcttgactgtactagtactctAACATCCTacctaatatattcatcatcatcaacaaaaaTAGAAGTAAAGTGCATTCACAGATGGAGACAAGGGCAACATGAGGAGAGAAGGACACCCAAATCATCGGGGTACAATGGATAACTGACCTCTTCCAATATCAGATatgaaaagggaagaggcagcaGGAAAACGCTGTATTTATAACAGATGCATGGACGcacgaagaagaaacaaaacaatagaagaagcagctggaggacctAAAGTCAGCGTATGAAACATCAGGTATGAACAAAACCGTGACAAACAAAGAgaattttgtgtaattataacGTCAATAATCAAACCGGTTACATCAAGAAGAGTCACAAGCCTGAGTTCCTTATGGGGTGGGGTCCCTTGACGGATGAATCCTGGCTTGTGAGGTGCAGTCCGCTGAATGACGAAAGATAATACCGCTTTTCAACTGAATTGAATCGAATTCTGAGCCGCTCTACTGCTGCTTAAAAAGTTTCTTTTCTTGCCCTGGTTGCACACCTGCTTTCAATCCACTGATGGCGGGTAGTTCAGGGGCCGTAGGAAAAAGTAGGCATGCACTAAAAACACACTAAAAGGTCATACTAATTTACAACCAAAAGCATGCGTCTGTCCATAAAACTGACCGCTTCACATGcactaaaaaacacacaaggaaAGTCACACAAGGTTAATCCAGAAAGATGCACCCGTCGAGAAACCAACCACGtcacaaatacaatacaatgCAATAGAATAAGGTCCTTCACCGTTGTCTCTCCAACTTCCTCACTCAATCGCAGCTACCGTGAGTCGACTTGATTCTGGTTTGCTTATATTAAGAGTAATAAATAAAGTAGAGCAGACCCAACAAGGCATTCAGAGACTTTTAATCTTCTCACAGTGGCTTCGACAGTGTTGTGTAATGTCCGCCAGCAAATAAAAAGATTACTCTTTAAAATACGCTGATCTCACAGGAGTCAGATTCAAGTACCTTAAATGTTACAATAAGCTTAATAGATTTTCGATACCAGGAATAACAAAAGGAATAGATTACTGGATTAAGAAAAGAATTGAAATGGAACAGCCAGCTCTGTAAAGGCACAGATGTAAGACTAAACGAACTGTTTTCACCCAgtagagaggaaataaaatatggACAAAGGCATGCCAGAAACACAACGATAACAACACCAAGAGTCCTGGCGGCTTTCAGCTCAGACTTCTTCACAGACACAGTTCCTGAAAGTGTGATAGACGTAATGTGAGACCTCATGGCACGAGCCTGAGACACAGCAACCACAAATACCCTCATGTACAGAAATACGATGACAGTGACAGGAGCAAAAAAGGTTGTAATAATGTCTGTAATTCCTGCATCATAATTAATGACAATCACACAATCTCCAGAGCATAAAATATATCTGTTAGGTTGTCTCAAGTTGTCAAACATTAAGAGAACAACATATAGAATTGAACAAATCCAACAAAAGGAAATGCAGATTGTAACTCTTGTCACAGT
This region of Brachionichthys hirsutus isolate HB-005 chromosome 12, CSIRO-AGI_Bhir_v1, whole genome shotgun sequence genomic DNA includes:
- the LOC137902299 gene encoding trace amine-associated receptor 13c-like, producing the protein MMETLEEVELCFPELFNISCKKPAHPPSDALLFYVLMSFTSVVATTLNLLVIVAISHFKKLHTPTNILLLSLACSDFFVGILMSFQIVITNDCWFLGDLMCVAFSVLDFTTTSASVGTMVLISIDRYVAICDPLRYSAKITVRRVTVCIFLAWGCSILYNSLLMYDNLKQPDRYAFCMGECVIVINYVAGIADIILTFFAPVTAIIVLYMRVFVVAVTQARAMRSQITSITLSGAVSAKKSELKAARTLGVVVVVFLTCLCPYFISSLVDENSLFTVSSVPLQNWLFYFNSCLNPVIYAFCYPWYRKSVKLILTFKILEPDSSEANVL
- the LOC137902505 gene encoding trace amine-associated receptor 13c-like; this translates as MMETLEEGQLCFPELVNTSCTKPQRTHAEALLIYILLSFISVVTMTLNLLVIISISHFRQLHTPTNLLLLSLAVSDFFVGILMSFQILITNDCWFLGDLMCVSFYVLLFISTSASVGTIVLISVDRYVAICYPLHYSTKITVTRVTICISFCWICSILYVVLLMFDNLRQPNRYILCSGDCVIVINYDAGITDIITTFFAPVTVIVFLYMRVFVVAVSQARAMRSHITSITLSGTVSVKKSELKAARTLGVVIVVFLACLCPYFISSLLGENSSFSLTSVPLQSWLFHFNSFLNPVIYSFCYSWYRKSIKLIVTFKVLESDSCEISVF
- the LOC137902598 gene encoding trace amine-associated receptor 13c-like, producing the protein METLEETDLCFPEIFNASCRKQKHSHSEAVLIYIVMPFTSLLTVTLNLLVIVSIAHFKQLHTPTNLLLLSLACSDFFVGVLLCFHILISDGCWALGNLMCGLFNIVDFTCTSASVGTMVLISVDRYVAICDPLRYSTKITVSRVTTCIWLCWVCSILYNGLLMTENLKQLDRYISCIGECVIVINSLAGVADTIFTFIAPVTAIIVLYMRVFMVAVTQARAMRSQITSITLSGAVSAKKSELKAARTLGVVIVVFLTCLCPYFISSLVGEDSSFNVTSVPLQNWLIGFNSCLNPVIYALCYPWYRNSVKIIITFKIFQSDTCDAKVL